Proteins from one Astatotilapia calliptera chromosome 8, fAstCal1.2, whole genome shotgun sequence genomic window:
- the LOC113027842 gene encoding glucagon receptor-like: protein MDLTHNFIVLTCLLFLHPLKVEKVSAKVLEETYRKWVQYKEDCFNTIRNESLPQTGLFCNRTFDRYACWPDTPAGVMINISCPFYLPWYDKVSQGVVRRRCGYDGHWEREDNGQVWRDMTQCEEEKEVASQELWFKQLMVSFRMLYTVGYSLSLFTLITALIILLSFRKLHCTRNYIHANLFLSFILRAVAVIVKDTMLEHHWGREIMKPTDVSEMLSHQAAVGCRIAQVIMQYCVLANHYWFFGEAIYLYSVLIASVFIDSNKYLLYIYLGWGTPLLFVVPWVVAKMLKENKECWAVNENMNYWWIIRFPVLLASLINFLIFMKILKVIFSKLRASNPTHYTDYKLRLAKATLTLIPLFGIHEVIFVFATDEQTTGVLRYIKVFFTLFISSFQGFLVAVLYCFGNKEVQAELKRKVGRWRMATETVCCGQ from the exons ATGGACCTTACTCACAACTTTATAGTGCTGACCTGCCTGCTGTTCCTCCACCCACTTAAG GTTGAAAAGGTGAGTGCTAAAGTTCTGGAGGAGACTTATCGAAAGTGGGTTCAGTACAAAGAAGACTGTTTCAACACGATAAGAAATGAGTCACTGCCTCAAA CGGGCTTGTTCTGTAACCGGACGTTTGACAGGTATGCCTGCTGGCCAGATACTCCTGCTGGTGTTATGATCAACATCTCATGCCCTTTCTACCTGCCCTGGTATGACAAAg TGTCCCAGGGTGTTGTGCGTAGGCGATGTGGATACGATGGCCactgggagagagaggacaatGGACAGGTGTGGAGGGATATGACACAATgtgaggaggaaaaagaggTTGCGTCTCAGGAG CTGTGGTTCAAACAGTTAATGGTGAGCTTCAGGATGCTGTACACCGTTGGCTATTCCTTGTCCCTCTTCACGCTTATAACAGCTCTCATCATTCTTCTAAGCTTTAG GAAACTGCATTGCACCAGAAACTACATTCACGCTAACCTCTTCCTGTCCTTCATCCTGCGAGCTGTAGCGGTCATTGTTAAAGACACAATGTTGGAACATCACTGGGGAAGAGAAATCATGAAGCCGACTGATGTGAGTGAGATGCTCAGTCATCAG GCTGCTGTTGGTTGCAGGATAGCACAGGTGATCATGCAGTACTGTGTCCTGGCCAATCATTATTGGTTCTTCGGAGAGGCTATTTATCTGTACTCAGTGCTTATTGCTTCAGTCTTCATTGACAGCAACAAATACCTACTTTACATCTATCTCGGATGGG GAACTCCACTGTTGTTCGTTGTTCCCTGGGTGGTGGCGAAGatgttgaaagaaaacaaaga GTGTTGGGCTGTCAATGAGAACATGAACTACTGGTGGATTATTCGTTTCCCGGTTCTTTTAGCTTCACTT ATAAATTTTCTGATTTTCATGAAGATCCTGAAGGTCATATTTTCCAAATTGCGAGCCAGCAACCCAACTCATTACACTGATTACAAACTTCG gCTCGCCAAGGCAACTCTTACCCTCATTCCTCTGTTTGGAATTCATGAGGTGATTTTCGTCTTTGCTACAGATGAGCAGACGACAGGCGTTCTGCGCTACATCAAAGTGTTCTTCACACTTTTTATCAGTTCCTTTCAG GGATTTCTGGTGGCTGTGCTCTACTGCTTTGGCAATAAAGAG